Part of the Pseudodesulfovibrio mercurii genome is shown below.
GATGCTGGCCAGGGACCCGGACTGCAAGGGATCGCTGGGGCTGGCCATCTCCGAGGCCGTGGAGGACGCGGCCACCCACGACGACACCAAGTACGCCCTGGGCTCGGTGCTCAACCACGTGCTCATCCACCAGACCATCACCGGCCTGGAGGTCCAGAAGCAGCTGGCCATGATCGGCGAGAAGGCCACCCACTTGGTGGGCTGCGTGGGCGGCGGCTCCAACTTCGGCGGCCTGGTCCTGCCTTTCCTGCCGCAGAAGCTCGAGGGCGACCCGGTCAAGTTCATCGCGGTGGAGCCCAAGGCGTGCCCGACCCTGACCCGCGGCGAGTACCGCTACGACTTCGGCGACATGGCCCGGCTGACCCCGCTGGTCAAGATGCACACGCTGGGCCACGACTTCATGCCCGCGCCCATCCACGCGGGCGGGCTGCGCTACCACGGCGACGCGCCCATCCTGTGCAACATCGTCCACGAGGGGCTGTGCGACCCGGTGGCCTACTTCCAGACCGACTGTTTCGAGGCGGCCAAGCTGTTCATGCAGACCGAGGGCTTCCTGCCCGCGCCCGAGACCTCCCACGCCATCAAGGGGGCCATCGAGGCGGCCAAAACCGCCGGGCCGGACGACGTCATCGTCTTCCTGTACTCGGGCCACGGTATGCTCGACCTGGCCTCCTACGACGCCTTCAACCAGGGGCTCCTGACCAACTTCGAGCTGCCCCAGCGCGACATCGAGCAGGCGCTCAAGTCCTGCCCGGTGGTCAAGTAGCCCCCCCTCCGTCACCCCGCAGCACACCCC
Proteins encoded:
- a CDS encoding TrpB-like pyridoxal phosphate-dependent enzyme; the encoded protein is MSVKKIFLPQDQMPTQWYNPMPDLPTPMAPPLNPETMEPLTPDMLSPIFPDSLIAQEMSTDRFIDIPAEVMDVYRIWRPSPLVRADRLERAIGAKCKIFYKDESVSPAGSHKPNTSVPQAWYNKTEGVKRLATETGAGQWGTALSFACAQYGMECVVYMVRVSYDQKPYRKMIINTYGGTIFASPSDQTRTGREMLARDPDCKGSLGLAISEAVEDAATHDDTKYALGSVLNHVLIHQTITGLEVQKQLAMIGEKATHLVGCVGGGSNFGGLVLPFLPQKLEGDPVKFIAVEPKACPTLTRGEYRYDFGDMARLTPLVKMHTLGHDFMPAPIHAGGLRYHGDAPILCNIVHEGLCDPVAYFQTDCFEAAKLFMQTEGFLPAPETSHAIKGAIEAAKTAGPDDVIVFLYSGHGMLDLASYDAFNQGLLTNFELPQRDIEQALKSCPVVK